In a genomic window of Amblyomma americanum isolate KBUSLIRL-KWMA chromosome 4, ASM5285725v1, whole genome shotgun sequence:
- the LOC144129694 gene encoding uncharacterized protein LOC144129694 yields MWYELVVWAGTVPVTKCPCLHPGDVRKFTAVNVPALHHIKDCVVFPANGFRPNSDEMAGSDLDGDEYIVIWDRNLFFPGPNQEPMIYGQKVQQQRSELSLVDGMTKFISDYIKNDNVGVMSNAHLAMADKLKDGVFSKQCLSIAAKISTCLDFAKTGAAAVLEKHERPREYPDLMAKGCHKNTYRSNRVLGHLYRFQRFLESVVGTSFNSHLVDGRSNIKLLEFHGWMSYRSVVEELRAANESDMDRILKQYGIKTEAEVVSGFINDTSSFNRSHYEKSNVEVLVTKQYRAIAQSTKIFFEKEEACYLESAFSTEEKTTILLRMAWACFMVTYSNAHKTCSSFPWIFSDVILLVMASASRREMPYRQGNLLIACLDSQLPPASSQLSAKSIALEVVLKWAVKED; encoded by the exons ATGtggtacgaactcgtggtgtgGGCTG GAACCGTGCCCGTGACAAAGTGCCCCTGTCTGCACCCCGGCGACGTGAGGAAATTCACCGCAGTGAATGTCCCGGCCTTGCATCACATCAAAGATTGCGTCGTGTTCCCGGCAAATGGTTTCAGGCCAAACTCCGACGAAATGGCAG GTTCCGACTTGGATGGAGACGAGTACATTGTCATTTGGGACAGGAATCTGTTCTTTCCGGGACCCAACCAAGAGCCCATGATTTACGGACAAAAGGTTCAACAGCAGCGTTCTGAACTGAGTCTG GTCGATGGAATGACGAAATTCATCTCGGACTACATCAAGAACGACAACGTTGGCGTCATGTCCAACGCGCACCTAGCAATGGCAGACAAGCTTAAGGACGGCGTGTTTTCGAAACAGTGTCTCTCCATAGCGGCCAAAATCTCCACTTGCCTGGACTTTGCGAAGACCGGGGCtgccgccgtgttggagaaacacgaaaGGCCCCGAGAATACCCGGACTTAATGGCAAAGGGATGTCACAAGAACACTTATCGTTCAAACCGGGTTCTTGGCCACCTCTACAGATTCCAAAGGTTCTTGGAATCTGTAGTTGGCACCAGCTTCAATAGCCACCTAGTCGATGGCAGAAGCAACATAAAGCTGCTCGAATTCCACGGCTGGATGAGCTACAGGAGCGTTGTGGAGGAATTGCGAGCGGCGAACGAGTCCGATATGGACCGCATACTCAAGCAGTACGGCATCAAGACTGAAGCAGAAGTTGTGTCCGGCTTCATCAACGACACCTCCAGCTTCAACAGGAGCCACTACGAAAAGAGCAACGTGGAAGTTCTCGTCACTAAGCAGTACCGTGCCATAGCGCAGTCGACAAAAATATTTTTCGAAAAAGAAGAGGCGTGTTACCTGGAAAGCGCTTTCTCTACCGAGGAGAAAACGACCATTCTGCTAAGAATGGCGTGGGCATGCTTCATGGTGACGTACTCTAATGCACACAAGACCTGCTCCAGCTTTCCCTGGATATTTTCGGACGTCATTCTCTTGGTTATGGCGAGTGCGTCTCGACGAGAGATGCCATACCGGCAAGGCAACCTTCTGATCGCCTGCCTGGACAGTCAGCTGCCTCCTGCTTCATCTCAGCTGTCTGCCAAAAGCATCGCCCTTGAAGTGGTACTAAAATGGGCTGTAAAGGAAGATTAA
- the LOC144129695 gene encoding uncharacterized protein LOC144129695 has product MNPSFESLEHLHVESDDGGSAMWYELVVWAGTVLVTKCPCLHPGDVRKFTAVNVPALHHIKDCVVFPANGFRPHSDEMAGSDLDGDEYIVIWDRNLLFPGPNQEPMIYGQKVQQQRSELSLVDGMTKFISDYIKNDNVCVMSNAHLAMADKLKDGVFSKQCLSIAAKISTCLDFAKTGVAAVLEKHERPREYPDFMAKGCHKNTYRSNRVLGHLYRFQRFLESVVSTSFNSHLVDGRSNIKLLEFHGWMSYRSVVEELRAAYEFDMDRILKQYGIKTEAEVVSGFINDTSSFKKSHYEKSNVEVLVTKQYRAIAQSTRERFFEKVEEACYLESAFSTEEKTTILLRMASACFMVTYSNAHKTCSSFPWIFSDLILLVMASASRREMPYRQGILLIACLDSQLPPASSQLSAKSIALEVVLKWAVKED; this is encoded by the exons GAACCGTGCTCGTGACAAAGTGCCCCTGTCTGCACCCCGGCGACGTGAGGAAATTCACCGCAGTGAATGTCCCGGCCTTGCATCACATCAAAGATTGCGTCGTGTTCCCGGCAAATGGTTTCAGGCCACACTCCGACGAAATGGCAG GTTCCGACTTGGATGGAGACGAGTACATTGTCATTTGGGACAGGAATCTGCTCTTTCCGGGACCTAACCAAGAGCCCATGATTTACGGACAAAAGGTTCAACAGCAGCGTTCTGAACTGAGTCTG GTCGATGGTATGACGAAATTCATCTCGGACTACATCAAGAACGACAACGTGTGCGTCATGTCCAACGCGCACCTAGCAATGGCAGACAAGCTTAAGGACGGCGTGTTTTCGAAACAGTGTCTCTCCATAGCGGCCAAAATCTCCACCTGCCTAGACTTTGCGAAGACCGGGGTGGcggccgtgttggagaaacacgaaaGGCCCCGAGAATACCCGGACTTCATGGCAAAGGGATGTCACAAGAACACTTATCGTTCAAACAGGGTTCTTGGCCACCTCTACAGATTCCAAAGGTTCTTGGAATCTGTAGTTAGCACCAGCTTCAACAGCCACCTAGTCGACGGCAGAAGCAACATAAAGCTGCTCGAATTCCACGGCTGGATGAGCTACAGGAGCGTTGTGGAGGAATTGCGAGCGGCGTACGAGTTCGATATGGACCGCATACTGAAGCAGTACGGCATCAAAACTGAAGCAGAAGTTGTGTCCGGCTTCATCAACGACACCTCCAGCTTCAAGAAGAGCCACTACGAAAAGAGCAACGTGGAAGTTCTCGTCACTAAGCAGTACCGTGCCATAGCGCAGTCGACAAGAGAGAGATTTTTCGAAAAAGTTGAAGAGGCGTGTTACCTGGAAAGCGCTTTCTCTACCGAGGAGAAAACGACCATTCTGCTAAGAATGGCGTCCGCATGCTTCATGGTGACGTACTCTAATGCACACAAGACCTGCTCCAGCTTTCCCTGGATATTTTCGGACCTCATTCTCTTGGTTATGGCGAGTGCGTCTCGACGCGAGATGCCATACCGGCAAGGCATCCTTCTGATCGCCTGCCTGGACAGTCAGCTGCCTCCTGCTTCATCACAGCTGTCTGCCAAAAGCATCGCCCTTGAAGTGGTACTAAAATGGGCTGTAAAGGAAGACTAA